The Buteo buteo chromosome 3, bButBut1.hap1.1, whole genome shotgun sequence genomic sequence GTTGAATCAGTACTATTTCTGGTGGACTTCATCACTCAAGCTCTCTGGTGAGGGTGTAATCTGCCCCTTCTACTCTCCCATGTTTCCCCAGGCTCCAAAGGGGATTATGAAAGGATAGGTCTGAGTTCCCACTGGGGTGAAAAACCCCCACAGTTTAAATGGAGTCTGATGCTGTCCCTTCTCTGAGATGAGTAATGGCTGCACATGCATTTGAACCCCGTTCTGCAGCTGAAGCTTTAAATAGTCCCCAAGACATAAACTCAGGCTAAAAGATGTATTGATGCTTTTAGCACAATATGAACATACTGTAATGATTTTCCTGCAGAGTACTTTTCTTAACCATTCATGTCAATAGCTTGCtcaaagaaacaaggaaaaaaaatccttactcCATGGATAGTCCGACAAAATTTCAAGGTATATGTGCATCAAACTGGCAAGTCTACAGTCTAAATTCCCTCATTCAGAAGCAGATTAGGGCAGCCATTATGTGCCAAGGTCTCAGGGAATGTTCTGGGCAAGATCAGATCACTGGAGACATTGCTTTGTAAATGACAGGTGGTGGACCTCTTATGGCATGTAaatggggaaaagggggaagagaaaggaaggagggcGAAGATGCTGTTCATTAATCTGTTGCATGTAAGAGGTTGTTTTAACATGAAGTAAGTGGAAAAAAGTCTGTGCCCATCTCCCAGCCTTGACAGAACAATGCAATAAATTTGAAGTGAAGAAGGTCCCATGAGGTAAAGCCCcatagaaaaaaagattgtcACAAATTTTATCCAAGTATAACTAACATAAAACCCACCAGATAAAacatcagacaaaaaaaagctaTTGAACGGTACTGGGAAATGATAAGTAAAGTGGAAAATTGATAACCACAGCTGTTAATCACATTTggtgagaaaagagaaattgcaAGACTTTTTGAGTCACCTGGATATTTTGTTTCTCCCAATGATGAATGAAGCAAGCATCTAGTCCTGCAAATGCCATATTCTTCACCCTGTGTCATCCGAAGAGAGCAGAGGCAGGTCCTAAACTTTAGAGATGCTCTGAGGAGGTACATTCACCAAGTGAACTTCATTTTCACACCTCATTTAGGAACAAGGTTAATTAAACTTTGCCTTCTTCTATATTGTGTTAATCAAGAAATTGAGGATTctccattattttaattttaaagtaattacGTATTGCATCTGATCCGGCCACCTTTATATACGCAGGAATTTGGTTGTGTAGTTAGACCTCAAATCAAAGCCCACTGCACTCCAGGGAAATCTGCCTGATGACTGCAGTTGGCTTTCCATCTTAAATTGAATCTCTTCAACCTCAGTGGGAAGTTTCAAGAAAACAGTTTCATTCTTTTTGGTTAAACTACATAGTGAGGTACTCTGGGTCTACTGTGGACtttctaaataagaaaaaaaaaaagaataaagaataagttctttagaattaaaaaaaaaatactccttttctAGTTTCCTAGACATACTTTTTAATAACAACTCTTGCAACCACTTCTCACTTCAGCTGAGGTGTTGCAACCTAAAAATCTGTgtgaaagctgtattttgatGTAGGTATAACTTGAAATTTGGTATGGCACATCCGTTCAAACTCAAAGTTCTACCCTGTaagacagaattaattttgaaggtGTTAACTGTCAAGGAATTCAAGCGATGGCTATAGCAAAAAATTAATTGCACAAAGTCATTTATGGAAATCCTGTAGCTACTGCCTAGATAGGCTATTGCAATAGACTTGAGAAAAATTAATGCTCCagtcctgcagcacagcaatgTATGGCAGTTGGGTTTTGCTTACTGCATTTTGCCCTGCATTTTTAGATGCCAATCTTCTTATTGTTCTTGCAGGTACTCTTGGATTTCAGCACAGGATTTCATGTAGAGGTAATATACATTTCTTTAGAAACTGGTTTTCTGTTCAAATTAAATGTAACcaatgcaaaaatgaaatggaaaatactgaACCAAGACATTTCTGAACTTGAAgattgaaaacatatttaaatgttaaaCAGTTGCAGGTAATAACCTGCTCACCCTCTTAAAAGAAGTTCTCCTGAACCTAAATTAGTATCTCATACAGAGcagtaattttaaagtaaacGTGTACAGTCTTAGAGTTTGGTACTCGCAGACACATAAAAAAGCACATGATCTATAAAAATCCCTTTTCTCCTTATTGTCGGAAATTCTAAATGtctgtattaatttaaaatggattGAGGTTACTGGTGATATGATACCGGAACTCTCTGTCAAAGGTAAAAGAATGGGATGAAAATGGAATGGCAAGATGGAAAAccttcagaagacaaaaacGTGAATGGATCAAATTTGCTGCAGCTTGTAGAGAAGGAGAAGATAATTCTAAGAGGAATCCAATTGCCAAAGtaagtagaaagaaaaacaaaagtgttcACAGACAAGGAAGTTTTTCTAGACAGGGTGATAAAAGCAGGGAGATTTAGAAGTATATTTGCTTAGAGTAGTCAAAGCAAGGAatgtagaataaaagaaagataatgcaaagtttccagctctgctgagacAGTCTTATAAGTTGAACCCATGTGGCTGCTGAGGAGTGACCAAAGGCTTCCTAGAACACTGCCTTCAGTCTGCTTCCTGAACAGCTCCAACCATAGTCTCTTCATGTGCAGCACCTATGTACTAGACcgcagtatttttcttttctctctcacccTGAGAAACCCCTGAGTGGAAGTTCAAGGATAGTGCATGACTTATGTGGACAACAAAGCCAAGAAGATGCTGTCCTATCCTCTCACCATGACCGTACCCTTACTGAGGTCCAGCCACAGTGTGATACTCTTGGAAGTTTCTCTCTTCACTTCCCAGCCAGAAGAtttaagagagagagaaaacctgTCCACCACTTAAGGGGAGATGGATCTCTAGGCTGTTTGTAGAAGAGCCTTCCATTGGTTCTGTCAACGGAACCTTGTGACAAGTGGTTGAGAAACTGAAATTATATAGAATATTTTACAGGAACTAATAATAGGGGAAAAAGCCCTGCAGGTGTCCTCAGTAAACTGgcataaattattattatctaTTATTATAGATCCGATCGGATTGTGAAGAAAACCATCCAATCACATACAGCATCTCTGGAGTTGGAATTGATCGTGCCCCCTATGGAATATTTGTTGTTAACCCAAGAACAGGAGAAATTAATATAACATCAATAGTGGATAGGGAAGTAACCCCAGTATTTGTTGTAAGTactcccctttttctttttcctttataatgTTGGATCCagggtggggcagggagagcagaaGGAGACAAAATAATTAGTTTCAGATTGTTACTTTGCTTCCTtcacttttggttttaaaacatgtaaatcTCTTTATCCAGATACGTTGCTTTGCTAAACACTCAGTGACGGGTGTAGATTTGGAACCACCTCTTGAACTTCGAGTCAGAGTTCTGGATATAAATGATAACCCTCCTGTATTTGCACAAACTGTATTTACAGGATCTATTGAAGAAAACAGTATGGACAGTAAGTAACTGTTACGCCTATTATAGTATAGTTAGTGAAGCTCCCAGAATGCAGTTAATATAAACCTGGGGTGCTCATTCTACTTTTTCTTAGGCAATGTCATATATTGGCCAGGGCtactgcagaggaaggagcggcagatTCTTCTGCAAGTGCTATTCAAGCCAAGGCCCAAACTCATTGACTAAAATTAAGCAGTGATgcttccttccccctttcctcccacaCATGAATGCTGAATGTTCCAGTTTCTAACCATACCATCATGCAAATTCTTTCAGatgtgaaaatttaaaataaatcagttcattccttctcattaaagaaaacccaaacattaaACCTACACTTATTTCCTTTGAGGGTATATAAAATATggtttttcccattttttctacttcaaatatttgtatttgtagTCTCAGTATTGCAGTTGCAGTAGAATATTACTAAATAAACGCTTACTTAAAccactaaattttttttttttttaccaaaagtACAGCAATCAACATTAGACATGCAAATAGCACTAAGGTAATGGTACCTAACACTCATTTTCTACTTTCTAGAGATTCTCATTTAAAACTGTGGCTATTTCTTACATGAATATCTACAAGCTCAGTACTTACTGTTTTTACATTGTCCCTCTGGTGACTTTAAGAAGTTCAGTGAAAATCTGCATTACTCCATCTGACCTtgatttttaatgcattttgaatTCATTAACATTCAGTCAGAATCAGTACTACAAAattaaacttttgtttttctttgtaaatatcAATGAATAGATAGCATTCTATCGTTCTTATACACCAAGTATTAGCATTGTCTTGATGAGTTGTTTGcaggaacaaaacaaattttctgattttttttttaatttttatttttattcttagaCACACTGGTGATGAAAATAATTGCATCAGATGCAGATGAACCCAATCACTTGAATTCTAAAATTGCCTTCAAGATAGAGAGTCAGGAACCTTCAGGTCCACCCATGTTCATTATGAATAAATATACTGGAGAACTCCATCTTGCAAATTATCTTGACAGAGAggtaatatttccttttccaaagtTAAATAATATGATGTTGTGGTGTACATGTGttatggggcgggggggaaataagGAAATGTTGTAGTTTTTAcaaaaattaaggaagaaatgaattttttctATACGTTACAATAAAATGTCTAAGGCAAATTCCTGCATTAAGAAATAGTAGCAAGACCTGagtatttataatatttaaGACGTACAGGTGGCTCTTCTAACACactcatttctctttctgtggcaGCAACATAGTAGCTACACTCTTGTTGTGAAGGCGTCAGACCGGGATGGAGCTGCAGACGGAATATCATCCCTTTGTAGCTGTAACGTTAAAGTTATTGATGTCAATGACAACTTCCCGACTCTTGCTCAAAGTTCTGTAAGTTTTAAATACCAAAAGAAACATCACTGTTTAAAAACCCATTTCAAAAACCTAGTGGATAACGGAGTCCTTACTAACCTGTAGAGCACTTTCACATTTGAATGCTCCACTGGATTAACAGGGTTGTTTCCTTGAAGTGTGCTCAAAATCCAATCTGTTGCTTCCGCAGCAATTCTGATAATATACACGTAGATTATTTTTGCATTCAGAGAAGTCAGTCCTGACACTGACTTCTCTATTCAGAGAAATCCAGTCATTCAGGTGTCCAGACCCATGCAATATGGCCAGATTATGTAATTAACCCAATCTTTGTATGATCTTTTCATATAGAAAGCACAAATCCATTTCCTCTAAACTGCCTCTGCAAACACTTGAGGTGATACAGCTCTTCAGATCTGCAACCAGGATCACAATTTAGCCAGGACACgtgatttttattaaattggCAGGGACTGCATGCAGGGCATCATTTAAAAGAACATCTGCAGTCAACTGTGTTTTCCTCAGATTATATATTTTAGTGTTTGCTAATAGATATTTATCTGTCATTGCAGTTTTCagcaagtatttcagaaaattcacTCAGTTCAGAACTGCTACGGATACAAGCTCTGGATGCTGACGAAGAGTTTACAGACAATTGGTTAGCAGAGTTTTTCTTTATATCCGGTAATGAAGATAACTGGTTTGAAATTGTTACAGATCGAGCTACAAATCAAGGAATCCTTAGAGTAATTAAGGTATGGATAAATATTGTGACTCAACTGTTGAAAtaatcatcttttaaaatagtcttaATTAATTgttaacaaaattaaatgagCAGTAAAAACACTGTCACTCAACCatttagaagagaaaatatttcaataaaattaatGGAACTTTTATTTATTACCTAGTTCTCTGTGGTTTGTCTTTTAGGAACTGAATTATGAACATCTTCAAAGTCACTCACTGATAATTGGTGTCAGGAATGTAGCTGCCTTCCACCACTCTGTTGCACAAGACTACCGAATGTCTGGAACACCCCTCACAATAGAAGTAAAGAATGTGGTTGAACCACCAAGATTTCAGCCATCTTCAGTTGTGTTTTCTGTACCAGAACGCACAAGAGCAAATTATGTTGTGGGAACATACACAGCCATCGATGAGGACACTGGAGTTATTGCATCAAATGTTGTGTAAGCTCTGCTCTGCTTAACTCCCTGGATTGAATAATTCTTTTAATGGGATGAGGAATAGGTATTTTAAAgggtgctttaaaaaagaactgaaaaaatgttaatagaTGAGCAATAGAAAAATAGCGATAGAATAGTATAATCTTCAGCCCATTCTTATGCTAtgattgcttttgtttcctgaccTGCTTTTCTTAGCCTTGTGcacaagacaaagaaaatatcatttttcTGACAGGCTGTAACTTAAATAAatcagaacactttttttttctaacccaacctaagattattttttcttgaaatgtttgCTACAAATAAGGAATTTGTTAGCATCtctaaaaaagcaagcagaaaacccCAATAATGGGCAATATTATACAATCTGAATAGAAGAGGTCACTACCAGCTCATtctatagtaaaaaaaaaaaaaaaaaattattttccatttgtttcttctgaaattaatgATAGTTAATGGGACCATAGTTTGCTTTTTAAGGTATGTAGAAATAAATACACCCAATTTACCGAGGTTTGAAAAGTTTTcataaaacagagaaacatgTTAGCAAATACAACAGCAGAATGTTACAGGAAGAGCTGTGGATTTAACTACTGATATCAACAAGGGTTCTAGTAAAGGTTTACAGGGTCCAGAAAGATTTTACTTTTAGGCTATGATAccaatttcaaaatataatgGACTTCTATGCATTTACTTTattcctaattatttttctggtctATATCTTTTGAAGTCTACAGGAATTTTGCCTGAATAGGGTGAAATGCAATAGAACCTAGCGTAGcctaaaggaaaatattccaaAGTGACAAATATTACTTGCAAAATGAATATGTAATACATATATTCATAACATAATGCTGAGTATTTTTACTTCACCAAATATAGATATAGTATAGGACGTGATCCAGGTGCCTGGTTCAGAATCAATCAAAACACTGGTGAAATTACCCTGAACAAAGCTATTGACTGGGAATCAATCTATGTAGCCAATGGGCAGTACAGAGCAGAGGTTCTGGCTATCACCAGAGGTAAGAAAAGAGATTgagttttctgaaacaaaactctCTTTGTTCCAGATTACTCTCAATGTTTATTCCTGTTTCTAGTTTTCCCACCTGAACTGCATTATTTATACTATCAGTATGCCCTCCTGACCACAAATATCTTCTTTTTACAGGGGGTCCTCGGTATACTGCTACTGGCACCATTGTGCTTTCAATACAAGACATCAATGACAATTGCCCAACTATTAATACTGAGTTAAGGAAAGTATGTATGCATTCCCCATCAGTGATTATCACAGCAAAGGGTATGGATGGTGATCTATATGGTTCTCCATTTACATTCAGCATACATGGTGAACCTCAAACTACATGGATTATCAGATCAATAAATGGTAAATTAACCTACATTTTATAACAGAATAAACCATAGTAATAAGCTCTTATCTAAGATAACAGATTAGGATAACTTTTTAATTACTAACAAAACACTTATTAGAATCTATTCTAATCTCACTTAAATGTGATTTTATGCTTACATGAATCTAAGAAGTTGCTCTGgatttgcatatatatatataaatcatATTAGAACTAGAATCTGAATCATTACATGTGTTTTATCTAGTTATcatattttaagcaaaactaCTTTACTTAAGTGTAGCTCTGATAAGCACCTCTTGGTCTAAACATAATGAGGTAATTCAAAAGGAGTCATTTGAtacctttttatttctattttatctaAAAATTCTAAGCATATGACAAAACtctcaaatttatttattagagTATAAAGTTATTAGTTGGCAGAGCTTTACTTCTATGAAAGGCATATGAAAATGGCAAATAAAGATTACAGCTTTTGCAATTTATTGTACAAATTGTACTTACTtgtatttctaagaaaaaactTTTAGTCAGTGCTCAGTGGATCTTTTCCAGTTTCCTCCAACAGGACATAACAAACTAATGAATTAATCAAATCTCATACATTACTAAATGCCAGAATTTACATAACTTACTGTATGCATAGAAGACTATATTAAATGGTAAATATCACAATTACAACTACTCCTGTGTCTCCTATTTGACCTACACAGATGCAAATGTGTaaccttaaatattttaaaactactgaaaaaacttatgaaaaatacatgtaaattccttgtgagaggaaaaaaaaagatgtataaaACTTGTAATTTTTATGTTCACTGTTGCGCtaataaaaatcaggaaaggcagcagtaGATACAAAAAAGTGCACTTGCTGCTTTTATATTTGTCAGGCTAAAAAGTGATGACTAGACTGACCTGGCTCaggtttttcaaaggaaaaaactaGCATAGATGAATATCATAAGTTTCAGCTTTGAATAAGTACTGTAGACGCAGAAGTAACTGAAGATCTTGGAATGGGAGCACTTAGTCTTCATCCTGTTCTATGAACATTACTCACAAAATTATAGATTTGTACAGTATTTATAGTCAATAACttaatctaaatatttttcctctcttttttttttcccccaaagcttCCTCTGCAGAACTAATGAGTCAGAACTTGGACTTTTACATTTATAGGATCTATATCAACGTAAGAGATAACCAAGGCCGACGCTGCCCTAAACCACATATAATTCCTGTGCAAGCTTGTCAGTGTGATAGTCGTAACTACTGCACCAGTGGGGccacaaaaataattatcattggtggtggtggtggtgctggtggtggtggtgctggtggtggtggtggtggtgctggtggtggtggtggtggtgctggtggtggtggtgctgctggtggtggtggtgctgctggtggtggtggtggtggaagaGGCCCGGAAGGTGGAGGAGGAACAGACCAAGAAGGTGGTGGTAATGGCGAGTTTGGACCTGGAGGAAGAGAAACTGAGGACCACACAGACTGGCAAGTTTACACTGATGGATACAGTGACAGTAATGAAGGATATACTGCAGCCACTGATGATAGTtataatggaaatggaaattatgGCAGAGATATCCAACCTTCTACCACGCTTAGCGGTGCTGCCATTGGCCTGATGTTTCTTGGTGGATTAATATTTGTTTGTAAgtataaaattaagaaaacaatattattattttttaaagtgtatttttttaaattcttctaaaataaaGTGACTTTTCTGGGTGGTTGTTAACTTGCTGGCTTCCATAGGCCatctaacagagaaaaaattgtcttttaaattataagcatttctatatattttatattctacatgtttatatacatatgtCATTCAGAAATGACTATTTCCTTCCTAAGacttaggggttttttcctaaggTGCTATCCAGTTCTCAGACCATCAGACAGGGTAAAAATGTTTAGTAGAAGACTCAGAAAATTTGGGGCAAGAGCTGTCCCTGTCACTTACAACTTACACTTTGCAATTTGTAATTCTGTTACACTACTAAAAGAAACAGACAAGTATCAGCTCCGAGTTGGGTATGAAAAGATGTAAAGAACCAGCTTCTTTTGAACTCAAAGCCAGATTTCAGTAGTACAACAACAAATATAATCATCTGAAATTTTGAACATTTGGTTATTGCTGCCAAACATTACAGCTATTAAAAACAAGTAGCATTTGTGATAACAGGATCAAAACAGATCACTTTTTCGTACATCCTagtatttttgaagaaatagGAGTTTCAGGGATAAGAATGTCTCAAGTTAGACTGTATGCAAGAAATTACTTCTCAGACCACCACAATCAGATGTGATCGTCTTTCTTTCATGGCCTGGGCATGAAGCAATCAAAATCTAAAATTTCCCAGTGCAGAAATACTGActacaaaatcagaagaaacGCATTTTTACCCTGAGTTTTGAGGGGGGTCAGTGGTTTTAGGTTTTGATCTTTGATTAGTAGGAATCAGCAAACACAAAATTTTGAGCTGCAAAAGGCTGTTTTGTTTGAAGTTCCCAGGTGGTTAATGTTACAGGACGGACTGTACTTCTGCCTTTGGAAATCTCTCCTAGTTGGTAGTCTGGAGTAAATATGTCCTTAGTCATGCAGTGTGAGGTAGCACTTTGTACACTGCATAgccctttccccttttctcttcagTTCACTTTGATTTTAAACTGAGAGTTTTGGATGCTCTGCTTAGTCTGGTGTAGGCAACTATCTCTCTCCACTCCCTCTGCAGTGATATGAGGTTACTGATTTTACCATGTAGGTTAAGGACCTAAAGACAGCCAGAATTAATATTGCAGTGCCTTTCTAAAATGAGCAATGTTTTCAATGTTTGCATTTAAAGCATTCAGCAATTTCCAACACTGCATTCTTGAAACAACTAAGCATAATACAGCACACCGGGAAACTTGAGTCTCTCTATgtaatcattttttaaaactggtgtttggggtttgtctCTATTGTTTTTTCAAATCAAGCATTACGTAAATGTGATGTGAAAAATGCAACTGGAGCCTTAGCCAAAGATGACTGTAGTCAGATGGCTCTCTCTCTGCTGATTCTCATATGTCTATTATTACTAATGTGTATTCTTTTCAATTACAATATCTAAGGAGACAAATGTACGCTTATCTATCAAAAATGAATGTCACTGAATGCTATACATAGTAAGACtggttctgtttgtttaatttttatatgtatgcAACTTATATTCATTCAGCTGAGGTAGATCAAAGTCTGTTCCCAGGTGTATAAGCATAAATTTGG encodes the following:
- the LOC142029014 gene encoding desmoglein-4-like isoform X5, with the translated sequence MDWLPHRTAAFLFLLLVLLDFSTGFHVEVKEWDENGMARWKTFRRQKREWIKFAAACREGEDNSKRNPIAKIRSDCEENHPITYSISGVGIDRAPYGIFVVNPRTGEINITSIVDREVTPVFVIRCFAKHSVTGVDLEPPLELRVRVLDINDNPPVFAQTVFTGSIEENSMDNTLVMKIIASDADEPNHLNSKIAFKIESQEPSGPPMFIMNKYTGELHLANYLDREQHSSYTLVVKASDRDGAADGISSLCSCNVKVIDVNDNFPTLAQSSFSASISENSLSSELLRIQALDADEEFTDNWLAEFFFISGNEDNWFEIVTDRATNQGILRVIKELNYEHLQSHSLIIGVRNVAAFHHSVAQDYRMSGTPLTIEVKNVVEPPRFQPSSVVFSVPERTRANYVVGTYTAIDEDTGVIASNVVYSIGRDPGAWFRINQNTGEITLNKAIDWESIYVANGQYRAEVLAITRGGPRYTATGTIVLSIQDINDNCPTINTELRKVCMHSPSVIITAKGMDGDLYGSPFTFSIHGEPQTTWIIRSINASSAELMSQNLDFYIYRIYINVRDNQGRRCPKPHIIPVQACQCDSRNYCTSGATKIIIIGGGGGAGGPEGGGGTDQEGGGNGEFGPGGRETEDHTDWQVYTDGYSDSNEGYTAATDDSYNGNGNYGRDIQPSTTLSGAAIGLMFLGGLIFVLIPILMSMSDCCGCGPGAAGGVGAGFEPVPECTEGAIHPWGIEGAQPEDRDVSHILAPTTAAGGDFGEPSDIYTNTYGGGGVVASGVEETTGVGYGTGTGYGTAGGISGTGEAKGSIGGTIKEYREGGVNMAFLDNYFSEKAFVYADEDEGRPANDCLLIYDHEGVGTPVGSVGCCSFIGEDIDETYLDTLGPKFKTLAEICLGKEIEPFPDVNPPWPSVNVTFPNPESDLNLPPPGNTIIVNGCAPMPPPVGTTTVVTENTYTSGSTIQPPRPMPDPLLHGNMTVTETYTSGSPSLCIDPLRASNVVVTERVVGPASASDLRGMLDIPDLTDGSNVIVTERVIAPNSRLPTSLSIPDLVDGSNVVVTERVFRPASGMPGSLINIPSELSNAHNVVVTERVVSGSGMSSLGGTSLGGANLGGLSSTGQMLGADCHLGQAMGTASPSTSRRRVTKYSTVQYSSQ
- the LOC142029014 gene encoding desmoglein-4-like isoform X1, coding for MDWLPHRTAAFLFLLLVLLDFSTGFHVEVKEWDENGMARWKTFRRQKREWIKFAAACREGEDNSKRNPIAKIRSDCEENHPITYSISGVGIDRAPYGIFVVNPRTGEINITSIVDREVTPVFVIRCFAKHSVTGVDLEPPLELRVRVLDINDNPPVFAQTVFTGSIEENSMDNTLVMKIIASDADEPNHLNSKIAFKIESQEPSGPPMFIMNKYTGELHLANYLDREQHSSYTLVVKASDRDGAADGISSLCSCNVKVIDVNDNFPTLAQSSFSASISENSLSSELLRIQALDADEEFTDNWLAEFFFISGNEDNWFEIVTDRATNQGILRVIKELNYEHLQSHSLIIGVRNVAAFHHSVAQDYRMSGTPLTIEVKNVVEPPRFQPSSVVFSVPERTRANYVVGTYTAIDEDTGVIASNVVYSIGRDPGAWFRINQNTGEITLNKAIDWESIYVANGQYRAEVLAITRGGPRYTATGTIVLSIQDINDNCPTINTELRKVCMHSPSVIITAKGMDGDLYGSPFTFSIHGEPQTTWIIRSINASSAELMSQNLDFYIYRIYINVRDNQGRRCPKPHIIPVQACQCDSRNYCTSGATKIIIIGGGGGAGGGGAGGGGGGAGGGGGGAGGGGAAGGGGAAGGGGGGRGPEGGGGTDQEGGGNGEFGPGGRETEDHTDWQVYTDGYSDSNEGYTAATDDSYNGNGNYGRDIQPSTTLSGAAIGLMFLGGLIFVLIPILMSMSDCCGCGPGAAGGVGAGFEPVPECTEGAIHPWGIEGAQPEDRDVSHILAPTTAAGGDFGEPSDIYTNTYGGGGVVASGVEETTGVGYGTGTGYGTAGGISGTGEAKGSIGGTIKEYREGGVNMAFLDNYFSEKAFVYADEDEGRPANDCLLIYDHEGVGTPVGSVGCCSFIGEDIDETYLDTLGPKFKTLAEICLGKEIEPFPDVNPPWPSVNVTFPNPESDLNLPPPGNTIIVNGCAPMPPPVGTTTVVTENTYTSGSTIQPPRPMPDPLLHGNMTVTETYTSGSPSLCIDPLRASNVVVTERVVGPASASDLRGMLDIPDLTDGSNVIVTERVIAPNSRLPTSLSIPDLVDGSNVVVTERVFRPASGMPGSLINIPSELSNAHNVVVTERVVSGSGMSSLGGTSLGGANLGGLSSTGQMLGADCHLGQAMGTASPSTSRRRVTKYSTVQYSSQ